The Neodiprion fabricii isolate iyNeoFabr1 chromosome 4, iyNeoFabr1.1, whole genome shotgun sequence genome window below encodes:
- the LOC124180257 gene encoding uncharacterized protein LOC124180257 isoform X4, with protein sequence MDSQTGMSRHTGPGLYEFLMEAELQQYYPGIRGDLKVQTTAQLKYVTEEDLNAIGMSKPEMRRLKKYFQKHFPQNYLSKFKKMLLPKREEQTSSTLGVLPEERQDRPPIRVPNKHMIPADAIIVNKELGTGEFGVVQQGVWTNDGERIQVAIKCLSRERMQNNPIEFLKEAAIMHAIDHEHIVRLYGVVLDTNSLMLVTELAPLRSLLECLKEPSLRASFPVLSLCDFAIQISDGMQYLEAKRLIHRDLAARNILVFSKNKVKISDFGLSRALGVGKDYYQTNFNVNLKLPIAWCAPECISYLKFTSASDVWAYGVTLWEMFSYGFQPWAALTGQQILEAIDEPNFQRLEQPECCPKDYFLLMEQCWQHEPAKRPKFSELTHLLPDLKPEQVQAVQDSTEESQLVFRQGDVLTVLDKGTLSGNANWKGVLANGKTGFFNPAHTIAYLGSNLPSNKMGEFTRGDGKNAFSSQRKKIRPDMISSPQGDLKHTGHVGLDGAYFGDVSFLGGKYPHLPRQVVNPYKPHEDVTDSYGQITEEGSGSELARNSARDSRDIQHFHADMIHSKRVLMFPDNPWSDTASDISHLGTPVAGTGKAPSVTSGTTDVLSLAGLDHEYHEISDEESHDSPLRFDKPLNFDFGPSLLDEMDQMFRSLGSSPPPPPPPPPPPAHPLPSEHDSSNVRNELREIQSRQSGKKKQATVKPISAADQRTLYSAIAMAQELTARSMTDLEHPPESPRTPVSPSRRRKFSFKLPHQHSPKPDRRHFAEEAASIPDIQWLCSSLQSLSSTVSSIESLGAPSTLKLPLWDKASAEFCFAKSRELLTKPSAWTSYMEMDFETRTLDDNSSAKETLVRSNEYSENENGNGNVNGGRTLTKSTAEPDTKLNITQNGQTAVYNMENANFHFARQPKRVSASYVDRYFELPKYFDDGGSGSGSFDHGYDKKLCYQEDTAKNYDKMLSLEEKECNKFYDNFKNNIAANDKFGLIPRDKITNRDPMYREMINSETRPDELKNLDIPMDKVGRFEMSLEKLNNFEQHGTRPKISTVCTMERNKKFDPQKQLTSGIVGLATKNSSVGTKTIYSSDDSIGNNLNLLLDNPRVADAGDAIERNLNGRESHLPFVISSNPVFIAEPEKKDSPLYDSSESLRANFQRFRRKSDAEANNQTELSSRLFAAKYQREVSGLESVKNYLDSRKGQGFNLGLGKLTQNMIQLGKNIAHNTRHFENSVRKRPEDFDKKNGHDFKPPSLNIPLDRSNLDLNIPVQNLNPRVVTKPGLRSNIQKLQQPSDPNNFQQHILEPPKLYQNDESSHFYRHRTSSLSDNRKVTLGKNQRRSFHPKNESSEDSDSVSRSETDIRSRFRYKRRHKKMSVTKGAGAGPPHSLRLNFNTGKKGNQFLHPDSARGFSSADQCGKSPPPSTSFLNSLSPPFSSRNNLLSWPESAPSSSLTFTSNSDLESDTSSEYPEFTNDLPNFPPSPAP encoded by the exons ATTCCCAGACTGGTATGTCTCGCCATACCGGGCCAGGGCTGTACGAATTCCTAATGGAAGCTGAGCTGCAACAGTATTATCCAGGAATCAGAG GGGATTTAAAAGTTCAGACAACTGCACAGCTCAAGTATGTGACCGAAGAAGACTTGAACGCAATCGGAATGAGTAAGCCGGAGATGCGCAGACTTAAAAAGTATTTCCAGAAGCATTTCccacaaaattatttatccaaATTCAAGAAAATGCTACTGCCTAAACGCGAGGAACAGACATCCAGCACATTGGGTGTGCTGCCTGAAGAGAGACAAGACCGACCTCCGATCCGTGTTCCAAACAAGCACATGATACCTGCGGATGCAATAATTGTAAACAAGGAACTGGGGACCGGAGAATTTGGTGTAGTTCAGCAAGGAGTGTGGACAAACGATGGAGAGAGGATCCAAGTAGCAATAAAATGTCTCTCCAGAGAAAGAATGCAAAACAATCCGATTGAGTTTTTGAAAGAAGCAGCCATCATGCATGCCATAGATCATGAGCACATTGTCCGACTGTACGGCGTAGTTTTGGACACGAATTCTCTAATGCTTGTTACTGAACTGGCGCCACTTCGTTCCCTGCTAGAATGTTTAAAGGAACCGAGCCTCAGAGCAAGTTTCCCAGTTCTATCGTTGTGCGACTTTGCAATTCAAATATCAGACGGCATGCAGTATCTGGAAGCCAAGCGGCTTATACACAGGGACTTGGCAGCCAGAAATATCCTTGTCTTTTCTAAAAATAAGGTAAAAATATCGGACTTTGGTCTCTCCAGGGCACTGGGTGTTGGTAAGGACTATTACCAAACTAACTTCAATGTTAACTTGAAGCTCCCAATTGCGTGGTGTGCTCCCGAGTGTATTTCATACTTGAAATTCACCTCAGCCAGTGATGTGTGGGCCTATGGTGTAACCCTCTGGGAGATGTTCAGCTATGGTTTTCAGCCGTGGGCTGCTCTCACTGGCCAACAGATTCTCGAGGCAATTGACGAGCCAAACTTCCAAAGACTAGAACAGCCCGAGTGCTGCCCAAAAGACTATTTCTTATTAATGGAGCAGTGCTGGCAGCATGAACCTGCAAAGCGACCAAAATTTTCCGAGCTCACACATTTACTGCCGGACCTCAAGCCTGAACAAGTGCAAGCAGTTCAGGATAGTACTGAAGAAAGCCAGCTGGTTTTTCGGCAAGGAGACGTGCTCACAGTTCTGGATAAAGGGACATTGTCGGGCAACGCCAATTGGAAAGGAGTTCTAGCTAATGGAAAAACGGGCTTCTTTAATCCGGCACATACAATAGCTTATCTGGGATCAAACTTGCCAAGTAATAAAATGGGGGAGTTCACACGGGGTGATGGCAAGAATGCGTTTTCCTCTCAGCGCAAGAAGATACGGCCAGACATGATATCCTCGCCTCAAGGCGATCTCAAGCACACTGGACATGTAGGGCTGGACGGAGCTTATTTTGGGGATGTTAGCTTTCTTGGAGGAAAGTATCCTCATCTTCCTAGGCAAGTTGTCAATCCGTACAAACCCCACGAAGATGTTACGGACAGCTATGGCCAAATCACTGAAGAAGGAAGTGGGTCTGAACTGGCGAGGAACTCGGCAAGGGATAGCAGGGACATTCAACATTTCCATGCGGATATGATTCATAGTAAGCGCG TTCTGATGTTCCCAGACAATCCATGGTCGGATACCGCTTCTGATATTTCTCATCTTGGGACCCCGGTAGCGGGTACAGGCAAGGCGCCATCTGTGACTAGTGGGACGACTGATGTGCTGAGCTTAGCTGGGCTGGACCATGAATACCATGAGATTAGCGATGAAGAAAGTCACGACAGTCCTCTAAGATTTGACAAGCCACTTAATTTCGACTTTGGACCAAGTTTGCTGGATGAAATGGACCAGATGTTTAGATCCTTgg GCTCTtctccaccaccaccaccaccaccaccaccacctccaGCTCATCCATTGCCAAGTGAACACGATTCAAGTAACGTAAGAAACGAACTTCGAGAAATTCAGTCAAGGCaaagtggcaaaaaaaaacaggccACC GTGAAACCAATATCAGCAGCGGACCAAAGAACTCTATACTCCGCAATAGCAATGGCACAGGAATTGACTGCTCGCTCAATGACTGATCTTGAACATCCACCCGAATCTCCAAGAACGCCGGTCAGCCCTTCAAGACGCAGAaagttttcattcaaattaccGCATCAGCACAGCCCAAAGCCTGACCGGCGACACTTTGCAGAGGAGGCTGCCAGTATTCCAGACATACAG TGGTTATGCTCGAGTCTCCAGTCTCTTTCGTCAACTGTTTCAAGCATAGAATCATTAGGGGCTCCATCAACGCTGAAGCTCCCATTGTGGGATAAGGCCTCGGCAGAATTTTGCTTTGCCAAGTCAAGAGAACTCTTGACCAAACCAAGTGCCTGGACTTCATACATGGAAATGGACTTTGAAACCCGGACCTTGGATGATAACTCTTCTGCCAAAGAAACCCTAGTCAGATCAAATGAGtattccgaaaatgaaaacggGAATGGGAACGTTAATGGTGGACGTACCCTCACTAAAAGCACTGCTGAGCCAGATACCAAGCTTAATATAACGCAGAATGGCCAGACTGCTGTTTATAATATGGAAAAtgcgaattttcattttgctaGGCAACCAAAAAGAGTGTCTGCAAGCTATGTGGACCGTTACTTTGAATTACCTAAATACTTCGATGATGGAGGATCTGGTTCAGGATCGTTTGATCACGGGTATGACAAGAAACTCTGTTATCAAGAGGATACGGCAAAGAATTATGACAAGATGCTTAGCCTTGAGGAAAAGGAGTGCAACAAGTTTTAtgacaattttaaaaataatattgctgCTAACGATAAATTCGGCCTCATACCACGGGATAAAATAACCAACCGGGACCCTATGTACAGGGAAATGATAAATTCTGAAACACGACCTGACGAACTAAAGAACCTTGATATTCCGATGGACAAGGTTGGAAGGTTTGAAATGTCgctggaaaaattgaacaacttTGAACAACATGGTACAAGGCCCAAGATTTCGACCGTATGTACAATGGAACGTAACAAAAAGTTTGATCCCCAGAAGCAATTGACGTCCGGGATCGTTGGTCTGGCTACTAAAAACTCAAGTGTAGGAACCAAGACAATTTACAGCTCCGATGACAGCATCGGAAACAAtctcaatttacttttagacAATCCAAGAGTCGCCGATGCAGGAGATGCAATTGAACGGAATTTGAATGGCCGTGAGAGTCACTTACCATTTGTCATCTCGAGTAATCCCGTTTTCATAGCAGAGCCAGAAAAAAAGGACTCTCCATTATATGACAGCTCTGAGAGTTTGAGAGCAAATTTCCAGCGTTTCAGACGGAAATCAGATGCAGAGGCGAATAATCAGACCGAATTGAGCAGTCGACTTTTTGCTGCTAAGTATCAGCGAGAGGTTTCGGGTCTTGAAAGTGTAAAGAATTATTTGGACTCGAGAAAGGGTCAAGGTTTTAATTTGGGCCTTGGAAAACTGACGCAGAACATGATTCAGCTTGGCAAAAATATTGCACACAATACGCGTCATTTTGAGAATTCTGTACGAAAAAGACCTGaggatttcgataaaaaaaatggtcatGACTTTAAACCACCCAGCCTCAATATTCCTCTCGATCGTTCCAATCTGGACCTCAATATTCCTGTTCAAAACCTCAACCCACGTGTAGTCACAAAGCCAGGTCTACGGAGCAACATACAAAAGCTGCAGCAACCAAGCGATCCCaacaactttcaacaacataTATTGGAACCTCCAAAATTATATCAGAACGATGAATCGTCACACTTTTATCGTCACAGAACTTCGTCCCTATCTGATAACCGGAAGGTTACACTTGGAAAAAACCAGCGGAGATCGTTTCATCCCAAGAATGAATCTAGCGAAGATTCTGATTCGGTTTCACGGTCAGAGACAGATATAAGAAGCCGTTTCCGTTACAAACGCcgacataaaaaaatgtcggtaACAAAGGGTGCAGGCGCAGGTCCGCCACATAGCTTGCGGCTGAATTTCAATACTGGAAAAAAGGGAAACCAATTTTTACACCCTGACTCTGCAAGGGGCTTTTCTTCCGCTGATCAATGTGGCAAATCACCGCCACCGTCAACGAGCTTCCTAAATTCACTTTCACCTCCATTTTCTTCTAGAAATAATCTTTTGTCTTGGCCAGAAAGCGCACCGAGTTCCAGTCTCACTTTTACCAGCAATTCTGACCTAGAATCAGACACTAGCTCAGAATACCCGGAGTTTACAAATGATCTTCCTAATTTTCCTCCGTCGCCTGCTCCCTGA
- the LOC124180257 gene encoding activated Cdc42 kinase-like isoform X1, producing MDSQTGMSRHTGPGLYEFLMEAELQQYYPGIRGDLKVQTTAQLKYVTEEDLNAIGMSKPEMRRLKKYFQKHFPQNYLSKFKKMLLPKREEQTSSTLGVLPEERQDRPPIRVPNKHMIPADAIIVNKELGTGEFGVVQQGVWTNDGERIQVAIKCLSRERMQNNPIEFLKEAAIMHAIDHEHIVRLYGVVLDTNSLMLVTELAPLRSLLECLKEPSLRASFPVLSLCDFAIQISDGMQYLEAKRLIHRDLAARNILVFSKNKVKISDFGLSRALGVGKDYYQTNFNVNLKLPIAWCAPECISYLKFTSASDVWAYGVTLWEMFSYGFQPWAALTGQQILEAIDEPNFQRLEQPECCPKDYFLLMEQCWQHEPAKRPKFSELTHLLPDLKPEQVQAVQDSTEESQLVFRQGDVLTVLDKGTLSGNANWKGVLANGKTGFFNPAHTIAYLGSNLPSNKMGEFTRGDGKNAFSSQRKKIRPDMISSPQGDLKHTGHVGLDGAYFGDVSFLGGKYPHLPRQVVNPYKPHEDVTDSYGQITEEGSGSELARNSARDSRDIQHFHADMIHSKRVLMFPDNPWSDTASDISHLGTPVAGTGKAPSVTSGTTDVLSLAGLDHEYHEISDEESHDSPLRFDKPLNFDFGPSLLDEMDQMFRSLGSSPPPPPPPPPPPAHPLPSEHDSSNVRNELREIQSRQSGKKKQATVSPINVKPISAADQRTLYSAIAMAQELTARSMTDLEHPPESPRTPVSPSRRRKFSFKLPHQHSPKPDRRHFAEEAASIPDIQWLCSSLQSLSSTVSSIESLGAPSTLKLPLWDKASAEFCFAKSRELLTKPSAWTSYMEMDFETRTLDDNSSAKETLVRSNEYSENENGNGNVNGGRTLTKSTAEPDTKLNITQNGQTAVYNMENANFHFARQPKRVSASYVDRYFELPKYFDDGGSGSGSFDHGYDKKLCYQEDTAKNYDKMLSLEEKECNKFYDNFKNNIAANDKFGLIPRDKITNRDPMYREMINSETRPDELKNLDIPMDKVGRFEMSLEKLNNFEQHGTRPKISTVCTMERNKKFDPQKQLTSGIVGLATKNSSVGTKTIYSSDDSIGNNLNLLLDNPRVADAGDAIERNLNGRESHLPFVISSNPVFIAEPEKKDSPLYDSSESLRANFQRFRRKSDAEANNQTELSSRLFAAKYQREVSGLESVKNYLDSRKGQGFNLGLGKLTQNMIQLGKNIAHNTRHFENSVRKRPEDFDKKNGHDFKPPSLNIPLDRSNLDLNIPVQNLNPRVVTKPGLRSNIQKLQQPSDPNNFQQHILEPPKLYQNDESSHFYRHRTSSLSDNRKVTLGKNQRRSFHPKNESSEDSDSVSRSETDIRSRFRYKRRHKKMSVTKGAGAGPPHSLRLNFNTGKKGNQFLHPDSARGFSSADQCGKSPPPSTSFLNSLSPPFSSRNNLLSWPESAPSSSLTFTSNSDLESDTSSEYPEFTNDLPNFPPSPAP from the exons ATTCCCAGACTGGTATGTCTCGCCATACCGGGCCAGGGCTGTACGAATTCCTAATGGAAGCTGAGCTGCAACAGTATTATCCAGGAATCAGAG GGGATTTAAAAGTTCAGACAACTGCACAGCTCAAGTATGTGACCGAAGAAGACTTGAACGCAATCGGAATGAGTAAGCCGGAGATGCGCAGACTTAAAAAGTATTTCCAGAAGCATTTCccacaaaattatttatccaaATTCAAGAAAATGCTACTGCCTAAACGCGAGGAACAGACATCCAGCACATTGGGTGTGCTGCCTGAAGAGAGACAAGACCGACCTCCGATCCGTGTTCCAAACAAGCACATGATACCTGCGGATGCAATAATTGTAAACAAGGAACTGGGGACCGGAGAATTTGGTGTAGTTCAGCAAGGAGTGTGGACAAACGATGGAGAGAGGATCCAAGTAGCAATAAAATGTCTCTCCAGAGAAAGAATGCAAAACAATCCGATTGAGTTTTTGAAAGAAGCAGCCATCATGCATGCCATAGATCATGAGCACATTGTCCGACTGTACGGCGTAGTTTTGGACACGAATTCTCTAATGCTTGTTACTGAACTGGCGCCACTTCGTTCCCTGCTAGAATGTTTAAAGGAACCGAGCCTCAGAGCAAGTTTCCCAGTTCTATCGTTGTGCGACTTTGCAATTCAAATATCAGACGGCATGCAGTATCTGGAAGCCAAGCGGCTTATACACAGGGACTTGGCAGCCAGAAATATCCTTGTCTTTTCTAAAAATAAGGTAAAAATATCGGACTTTGGTCTCTCCAGGGCACTGGGTGTTGGTAAGGACTATTACCAAACTAACTTCAATGTTAACTTGAAGCTCCCAATTGCGTGGTGTGCTCCCGAGTGTATTTCATACTTGAAATTCACCTCAGCCAGTGATGTGTGGGCCTATGGTGTAACCCTCTGGGAGATGTTCAGCTATGGTTTTCAGCCGTGGGCTGCTCTCACTGGCCAACAGATTCTCGAGGCAATTGACGAGCCAAACTTCCAAAGACTAGAACAGCCCGAGTGCTGCCCAAAAGACTATTTCTTATTAATGGAGCAGTGCTGGCAGCATGAACCTGCAAAGCGACCAAAATTTTCCGAGCTCACACATTTACTGCCGGACCTCAAGCCTGAACAAGTGCAAGCAGTTCAGGATAGTACTGAAGAAAGCCAGCTGGTTTTTCGGCAAGGAGACGTGCTCACAGTTCTGGATAAAGGGACATTGTCGGGCAACGCCAATTGGAAAGGAGTTCTAGCTAATGGAAAAACGGGCTTCTTTAATCCGGCACATACAATAGCTTATCTGGGATCAAACTTGCCAAGTAATAAAATGGGGGAGTTCACACGGGGTGATGGCAAGAATGCGTTTTCCTCTCAGCGCAAGAAGATACGGCCAGACATGATATCCTCGCCTCAAGGCGATCTCAAGCACACTGGACATGTAGGGCTGGACGGAGCTTATTTTGGGGATGTTAGCTTTCTTGGAGGAAAGTATCCTCATCTTCCTAGGCAAGTTGTCAATCCGTACAAACCCCACGAAGATGTTACGGACAGCTATGGCCAAATCACTGAAGAAGGAAGTGGGTCTGAACTGGCGAGGAACTCGGCAAGGGATAGCAGGGACATTCAACATTTCCATGCGGATATGATTCATAGTAAGCGCG TTCTGATGTTCCCAGACAATCCATGGTCGGATACCGCTTCTGATATTTCTCATCTTGGGACCCCGGTAGCGGGTACAGGCAAGGCGCCATCTGTGACTAGTGGGACGACTGATGTGCTGAGCTTAGCTGGGCTGGACCATGAATACCATGAGATTAGCGATGAAGAAAGTCACGACAGTCCTCTAAGATTTGACAAGCCACTTAATTTCGACTTTGGACCAAGTTTGCTGGATGAAATGGACCAGATGTTTAGATCCTTgg GCTCTtctccaccaccaccaccaccaccaccaccacctccaGCTCATCCATTGCCAAGTGAACACGATTCAAGTAACGTAAGAAACGAACTTCGAGAAATTCAGTCAAGGCaaagtggcaaaaaaaaacaggccACCGTGAGTCCTATAAAT GTGAAACCAATATCAGCAGCGGACCAAAGAACTCTATACTCCGCAATAGCAATGGCACAGGAATTGACTGCTCGCTCAATGACTGATCTTGAACATCCACCCGAATCTCCAAGAACGCCGGTCAGCCCTTCAAGACGCAGAaagttttcattcaaattaccGCATCAGCACAGCCCAAAGCCTGACCGGCGACACTTTGCAGAGGAGGCTGCCAGTATTCCAGACATACAG TGGTTATGCTCGAGTCTCCAGTCTCTTTCGTCAACTGTTTCAAGCATAGAATCATTAGGGGCTCCATCAACGCTGAAGCTCCCATTGTGGGATAAGGCCTCGGCAGAATTTTGCTTTGCCAAGTCAAGAGAACTCTTGACCAAACCAAGTGCCTGGACTTCATACATGGAAATGGACTTTGAAACCCGGACCTTGGATGATAACTCTTCTGCCAAAGAAACCCTAGTCAGATCAAATGAGtattccgaaaatgaaaacggGAATGGGAACGTTAATGGTGGACGTACCCTCACTAAAAGCACTGCTGAGCCAGATACCAAGCTTAATATAACGCAGAATGGCCAGACTGCTGTTTATAATATGGAAAAtgcgaattttcattttgctaGGCAACCAAAAAGAGTGTCTGCAAGCTATGTGGACCGTTACTTTGAATTACCTAAATACTTCGATGATGGAGGATCTGGTTCAGGATCGTTTGATCACGGGTATGACAAGAAACTCTGTTATCAAGAGGATACGGCAAAGAATTATGACAAGATGCTTAGCCTTGAGGAAAAGGAGTGCAACAAGTTTTAtgacaattttaaaaataatattgctgCTAACGATAAATTCGGCCTCATACCACGGGATAAAATAACCAACCGGGACCCTATGTACAGGGAAATGATAAATTCTGAAACACGACCTGACGAACTAAAGAACCTTGATATTCCGATGGACAAGGTTGGAAGGTTTGAAATGTCgctggaaaaattgaacaacttTGAACAACATGGTACAAGGCCCAAGATTTCGACCGTATGTACAATGGAACGTAACAAAAAGTTTGATCCCCAGAAGCAATTGACGTCCGGGATCGTTGGTCTGGCTACTAAAAACTCAAGTGTAGGAACCAAGACAATTTACAGCTCCGATGACAGCATCGGAAACAAtctcaatttacttttagacAATCCAAGAGTCGCCGATGCAGGAGATGCAATTGAACGGAATTTGAATGGCCGTGAGAGTCACTTACCATTTGTCATCTCGAGTAATCCCGTTTTCATAGCAGAGCCAGAAAAAAAGGACTCTCCATTATATGACAGCTCTGAGAGTTTGAGAGCAAATTTCCAGCGTTTCAGACGGAAATCAGATGCAGAGGCGAATAATCAGACCGAATTGAGCAGTCGACTTTTTGCTGCTAAGTATCAGCGAGAGGTTTCGGGTCTTGAAAGTGTAAAGAATTATTTGGACTCGAGAAAGGGTCAAGGTTTTAATTTGGGCCTTGGAAAACTGACGCAGAACATGATTCAGCTTGGCAAAAATATTGCACACAATACGCGTCATTTTGAGAATTCTGTACGAAAAAGACCTGaggatttcgataaaaaaaatggtcatGACTTTAAACCACCCAGCCTCAATATTCCTCTCGATCGTTCCAATCTGGACCTCAATATTCCTGTTCAAAACCTCAACCCACGTGTAGTCACAAAGCCAGGTCTACGGAGCAACATACAAAAGCTGCAGCAACCAAGCGATCCCaacaactttcaacaacataTATTGGAACCTCCAAAATTATATCAGAACGATGAATCGTCACACTTTTATCGTCACAGAACTTCGTCCCTATCTGATAACCGGAAGGTTACACTTGGAAAAAACCAGCGGAGATCGTTTCATCCCAAGAATGAATCTAGCGAAGATTCTGATTCGGTTTCACGGTCAGAGACAGATATAAGAAGCCGTTTCCGTTACAAACGCcgacataaaaaaatgtcggtaACAAAGGGTGCAGGCGCAGGTCCGCCACATAGCTTGCGGCTGAATTTCAATACTGGAAAAAAGGGAAACCAATTTTTACACCCTGACTCTGCAAGGGGCTTTTCTTCCGCTGATCAATGTGGCAAATCACCGCCACCGTCAACGAGCTTCCTAAATTCACTTTCACCTCCATTTTCTTCTAGAAATAATCTTTTGTCTTGGCCAGAAAGCGCACCGAGTTCCAGTCTCACTTTTACCAGCAATTCTGACCTAGAATCAGACACTAGCTCAGAATACCCGGAGTTTACAAATGATCTTCCTAATTTTCCTCCGTCGCCTGCTCCCTGA